A genomic window from Periophthalmus magnuspinnatus isolate fPerMag1 chromosome 16, fPerMag1.2.pri, whole genome shotgun sequence includes:
- the leng1 gene encoding leukocyte receptor cluster member 1, translated as MNILPKKSWHVRNKDNVARVRRDEAQAAEEEREAKRRVERAEQEARTEFLRRKARSALEAAGVSSNDVEESGGSRVSDHLNLFPLEESSEKKGNEEYLKEKKEEKEKQERAIGLLVSLGPQPGEEVTPWYMKTGSEKTESKESDKKTTLTEEEREKRQRRLKDSLDPLNDMRKGLGVKYGKEHKSKKKDKCDRGEKRSHGESSIERLRAERLQREAEERRRAQALIDQRNGKGKDNDASRNLNDRDRPYNSAYFPELARKRQRRDRDSWRDEILKS; from the exons ATGAATATCCTCCCCAAGAAAAGCTGGCATGTCCGAAACAAGGATAATGTGGCCCGGGTCCGGAGGGACGAGGCTCAAGCGGCCGAAGAGGAGCGAGAGGCCAAGAGAAGAGTGGAGCGGGCAGAGCAAGAG GCTCGTACagagtttttgaggaggaaagcTCGAAGTGCACTTGAGGCTGCAGGGGTCAGCAGTAATGACGTGGAGGAGAGCGGAGGGAGCAGAGTGTCTGACCATCTGAACCTCTTTCCTCTGGAAGAGTCCTCAGAAAAGAAGGGCAACGAGGAGTACCTcaaagagaagaaggaggagaag GAAAAGCAGGAGCGTGCCATCGGCTTACTCGTTTCATTGGGGCCACAGCCAGGAGAGGAGGTAACACCTTGGTACATGAAAACTGGCTCAGAAAAGACTGAGAGTAAAGAAAGTGACAAGAAGACAACcctgacagaggaggagagggagaagagacagcGCCGCCTAAAGGACAGTTTAGACCCTCTGAATGACATGAGGAAAGGCCTGGGAGTGAAATACGGAAAGGAACATAAGAGCAAGAAGAAGGATAAATGTGAccgaggggagaagaggagccaTGGAGAGAG CTCCATAGAGAGGCTGCGAGCGGAGCGTCtgcagagggaggcagaggagcggaggagggctCAGGCTTTGATCGACCAGAGGAACGGAAAAGGAAAAGACAATGACGCCTCAAGGAACCTTAACGACAGAGACCGCCCGTACAACAGCGCGTACTTCCCCGAACTCGCCCGAAAAcgacagaggagagatagagacagcTGGAGGGACGAAATATTAAAATCATGA
- the tmc4 gene encoding transmembrane channel-like protein 7 produces the protein MQNSHSVYNEGSGVGSPGDPRSLRRRRPPSRSSSRNYPHLDPSSDPDEDSDDGTTRDLRAIPLPMALKRAVRQAQQMETRVTSSGDSWKKKKNKFWVKLKTVAIEILHFFTLWRKSMQKIGGNFGGGVQSYFLFLRFLVVLNFFSFLLIAGFVIIPSIVFRSVEETPANSTGQEECMIYDPNPQGLVVFYTFILDFLSGTGFIEYTYLFYGYYNNTMVEGMNFSYNIPLAYLSTAAFYLLFCLVCIIARMGTTARVVVATGDSSEGNYSMLVFTGWDFGSNGNQATKLKQQNIYYRLQVDLEEEMIKKKSSALTQRQKVCLYSARVVLFTLTLGFIGAALTGIFFATNFSQQNSDQEGILGLLYEYLPSIVITGANFIVPLLNDQIAPFEQYSPSVTVVLALLRAVVLRLVSLVILLYTLWRQITCDETPDECALCQYNVKAYQCWETRVGQEMYKLTLFDLIVNIAVLMLVEFPRRMIVDNWHNKMTQWVGRQEFVVPYNVLGLVYGQTVVWTGAFFCPLLPLINTFKFIILFYTKRITLFSNCRPAVKTFRSTTSSFFFSGILLLGLTLASVVMIYSVAEIHPSMACGPFRFLTSMWDVVPKSISKLSQTTREFLFFLGSQSFSIPLFVLSCLILCYIVALATVYKKSVTLLKTQLKLEGQDKQFLVRQIGRLSSKI, from the exons ATGCAAAACTCACACTCTGTTTACAATGAgg GATCAGGTGTTGGCTCTCCCGGTGACCCCCGGTCCTTGAGGCGTCGCCGGCCTCCCTCGCGCTCGTCCAGTCGTAACTACCCTCACCTCGACCCCAGCTCCGACCCTGATGAGGACAGTGACGATGGCACCACCCGAGACCTGCGTGCAATACCTCTGCCCATGGCCCTCAAGAGAGCAGTGCG TCAGGCGCAGCAGATGGAGACCCGTGTTACTTCCAGTGGAGATTCctggaagaaaaagaagaacaaaTTTTGGGTGAAACTCAAAACTGTCGCTATAGAAATTCTGCACTTTTTTACTCTGTGGAGGAAATCTATGCAGAAAATTGGAG gTAATTTTGGAGGCGGAGTCCAGTCCTACTTTCTGTTCCTACGTTTCCTGGTGGTACTGAACTTTTTTTCCTTCTTACTCATCGCTGGGTTTGTCATTATCCCGAGTATTGTTTTCCGATCTGTGGAGGAGACACCTGCGAACAGCACAG GTCAAGAGGAATGCATGATCTATGACCCGAATCCTCAAGGTCTGGTGGTTTTCTATACCTTCATCCTGGATTTTCTCTCAGGAACG GGTTTTATTGAGTACACATACCTGTTCTATGGTTACTACAACAACACTATGGTCGAGGGCATGAACTTTTCGTACAATATCCCCCTAGCTTATCTGTCCACTGCAGCGTTCTACCTGCTGTTCTGCCTGGTCTGCATCATCGCACG AATGGGGACCACAGCTCGTGTTGTTGTGGCGACAGGAGACAGCTCTGAAGGAAACTACAGTATGCTCGTGTTCACCGGGTGGGACTTCGGGTCCAACGGGAACCAGgccacaaaactcaaacagcaAAACATCTACTACAGACTACAG gTGGATCTTGAAGAGGAGATGATAAAGAAGAAGAGTTCCGCTCTCACACAGCGTCAGAAAGTTTGTCTTTATTCAGCTCGTGTTGTTTTGTTCACTTTGACTCTTGGATTCATTGGAGCGGCTTTAACAGGAATCTTCTTTGCCACTAACTTCAGTCAG CAAAATTCGGACCAAGAGGGGATCTTGGGGTTACTTTATGAGTATTTACCCTCCATCGTCATCACAGGAGCAAACTTCATTGTTCCCCTGCTGAATGATCAAATTGCtccatttgaacaatattctcCCAGCGTCACAGTTGTCCTGGCATTACTTAG GGCAGTCGTCTTGCGGTTGGTCAGTTTGGTTATTCTTCTGTACACTTTGTGGCGTCAGATCACATGTGATGAAACACCAGATGAATGTGCACTCTGCCAGTACAACGTCAAGGCTTATCAG tgCTGGGAGACCCGTGTGGGACAGGAAATGTACAAGCTGACACTCTTTGATCTGATCGTTAATATAGCTGTACTCATGTTAGTGGAGTTTCCACGCAG GATGATAGTGGATAACTGGCACAATAAGATGACTCAGTGGGTGGGGCGACAGGAGTTTGTGGTTCCCTATAATGTGCTGGGGCTGGTCTATGGTCAGACTGTAGTGTGGACTGGAGCTTTcttctgccccctgctgcctCTGATCAACACCTTCAAGTTTATCATCCTCTTTTACACCAAGAGG ATAACTCTTTTCTCTAACTGTCGACCTGCAGTCAAGACGTTCCGCTCCACCACCTCCAGTTTCTTCTTCTCCGGGATTCTCCTGCTCGGCCTGACACTGGCATCTGTTGTGATGATTTACAGTGTTGCCGA GATTCACCCCTCTATGGCGTGTGGGCCTTTCCGGTTCTTGACAAGCATGTGGGACGTGGTTCCTAAATCCATCAGCAAACTTTCCCAAACAACTCGAGAATTCCTCTTCTTCCTCGGCTCCCAGTCATTCTCCATCCCGCTTTTTGTCCTATCCTG TTTGATTCTGTGTTACATCGTAGCCTTAGCCACTGTCTACAAGAAAAGCGTTACTTTGTTAAAAACCCAACTTAAActg gaAGGACAGGATAAACAGTTCTTGGTCAGACAAATCGGGAGACTGAGCAGCAAAATCTGA